In Sebastes umbrosus isolate fSebUmb1 chromosome 7, fSebUmb1.pri, whole genome shotgun sequence, the sequence ACTTTCACCTTGACACTTTAGCCTTCTTTCATGTGAACAGAAAGAGCTACGATTgctacttctctctctctcgctcacacacacacacacacactttctctgccTCAGCATTATTTGGCTTTACGTGACCTAACAGCCATGGTTTGTTGGCAGTTTTAATGAGCTTGGTTTATGTCGAGGGTTGAAGTTACCTTTACTGGAACTGAGGCCACGTGTCTGTCACCTCCGCTGGGATCAGATAACACTTATTTTCTCTCAGCCGGATAAACCCCCGCCCCATGTACATCCACTGATGTCAAACTTTGATGTTTTAATATATGGGGTTCCATCTGTGCCAAAATTATGTCACATGTGCACTGTCTATGTTGTTTGAACGTGAGACAAAACATTTGTCTATATCTGCTCAACTTTGAAATGTACTGCGGTTGTCACAAAACTATTCTGACAATCTGAATGTCGTCACAGTGTGTCGTCCTCGCTGTCACTGCTTTGAATGTCATCCTGTTGTCGTCTCGCAGATTTACAGCAGAATAATGACTCTGATCACAAAGGATCAGTGACAAGAAGTTCTTTGTAAAAACACTTGTCATGTGCCAACGGcagtaaaaataaaaggtttACTTTATCTCTTATCTGATTCCACAATTCAAAGAAGTAGTTTGATGTTTTGGGGAaaacgcttatttgctttctcgCTAAGTGTTGGATGAGAcaatcaataccactctcatgtctgttaTGGTAAAtatgttagcttagcatgacGACTGAAAACAggtagcctggctctgttcaaatgtaacaaaatctgcctaccagcacctctaagatgtttgcagatgtgtttacctttggacagagccaggcctCTGTATGTTTGCCCAAGTGGCCAACGtttggttctgaaaagtgaagccaacacgGAAGTGTCTGtgttctttctaacagccagcagggggcgactcctctggttgcaaaaagaagtctgattgtatagaagtctatgagagaatgaccctacttctcacttgatttattacctcagtaaacattgtaaccatgagtttatggtctcaatcgctagtttcaagtcttcttcaatacagcatgatgttcatttagtaaatgatggtcccatttggagtcaaatagaccataaagcaggggatgctttagtgCGCggctaccttgtaattgacaggtcgctacaacggcgttgtccgtgtttttgtcttacaattttaaccctttcacagtgtgttttcagttcatgaaagttaactttAACCTTTCTGGtcacctaaaaaatgtcttattcagcgttcggttgtatttagctccactctttcatgtcacaaaaaaacaagatggctacggccaaaatgtcaaactctaagcttcaaaaccgtagtccacaaaccaatgggtgacccGGTTCTAGCCTTtatgttaagctaagctaaacagcTGCCAGtgatagcttcatatttagtgttTTAACGTTACTGTTCAGACagtatgagagtggtatcaatcttctcatatcTAACTCTTGGGAAGAAAGCGAACAAtcgcatttcccaaaatgacaaactatttctttaagagCATAACATACGTGTGacctttaatttaaaatgatgcAGCTGACAATTCTAATAACTGAAACATGTCATCCGTCGCAAAATACACAGACCCCCGCTGGGCCAGAGTATACGACTGACTAAAGATAGATGACAGTCTTTCTCTCCCATCTCAAATTTAGTCTGTTTTCATCTCTTCACAGGAGCAGATTTTGGTGCAGAATGTCAGACTCCCCGACATTTTCCCACAGTAGAGTAAAGTCTCAAGAATCAACGCCTCAGGCCAGCCTACACACCTGTGAGCCCTGTGGGACCTCCTGCCAGCAGATGGCAGAATCTCAGGTATTGAGCGCCTCAGGTTTTAACCCAAAACAGCTTCTTCTGGAAATAGAAAATCATTTCTGACTCTGCTTGTACATGGACAATTGGCCTTTGATctgtatttctctttttaaggcaaattaattacacctgGGGGACacctcattttgaaaaaaaatagtttgacattttgggaaatacgcttattgcattcttgctgagagttagatgaggggattgataccactctttgtagcgggctcagttttaaagctagagtgacgatactggcatcatatgaaactagaaaacctaaggaatcaattggtaccaaccatgtcatactagcttgcatACATACTAGCattgacatgcccactttatgataatcacatgcagtttggggaaagtcatagtcaagtcagcacactgacacactgacagctgttgttgcctgttgggctgcagtttgccatgttatgatttaatcatatttttttatgctaaatgcagtacctgtgagggtttctggactatatttatgacagttttgtgttgttaattgacttctaataatacatatgtaaatacatttgcataaagcacttGTATTTGCTCacttcccatgttgataagagtattaaatacttgacaaatctccttttacggtacattttgattAGATAAAAggtgtgcgattaatttgcggttaatagcaattaatcatggacaatcatgcaattaatcacaattacattttgtagtcgattgacagccctaattacatcTGTTTATATCCTGTTTAATCTATTGAATCAGTCTAATCAATTAGACTAGCcttttccccttgtttccagtcttcatgctaagctaagctaaccagctccTGGCTGTGTAATTCtcagaaataaagagaaaaagcaaaatgaaaaagCAAAATGTCGACTAATCAGAAGCActgtatttcacaataaaataaaaagctcGTGTCTGTGTGATATATTTAGCCTACCATGACAAAGGCTGTTTCCTCGTAATGGCCTCAAGGGGATTCCCAGGTAGCATCTTGGCAGCTTCTCGGTCCAAAAATGGGAGTGGAGACATGATTTGTAGATTCAAAACAAGCCGCAATGGGTTTGtcaactgtcagtgttgcttGTGATCTGTATCTTCAATGACTTGTTTCCACCGTGATGATGATCTCACAGACTAAAGAGGAAAGGGACGATTGCTTCACCCAGCAAGAGAGCAACGCCTTCAGCTTGAACAGGAGGCACAGCTCTGATGGGCCCATTGGTTCAGGGCCAGGATCAGCTCCAGGACGAGGCCCCGTTGACTCCGACCGTTTCCATCCGTACCGTCGACAGTTCAGCGATGGCGCGGTGCCGGCTGCAGGTTGCCTCCAACAATGTTCGTCTTCCTTCAGCTGTCTGCAGGAGGAGTGCAGCCCTGACACTCGTTCACACAGCTCGAGTGGCGAAGTACCAACATCATGGGACCAGTACAGCGGCAGCGTTCAGGTTTCTACATTTATGCATTTTATCCTCACCCATCATTACAGTTTGCAACAACATGTTGATATCAGGAaggttcatttcatttatttaaatacaaatgttACGGCAGACAGGcacagttagcaactagctggtgaacatagtggagcatttagcagctaaagagccagatatttccctcaggagttggtggagaccaaaagcagagctaaaagagagggaatattggacttacagaAACACGACTCAAAATGAGTGATTATTTTGCTgcgtaactgctggatgtgtaaaaaaGCAGTTGTTTGCTAAttatatcaacttaaaaggtcataatatgtcaatgttgtgctCCCAACTTGTCTATTATGCCCCCAAGTGGCAAAAAACtctgttattgcaggtttaaagatGTTAAATTAGGCCATAAAGTTTATTTTAGGCAGACATTTTAATACAAATTGCTCTATCGTACATGCATAATACCGTCTAGATGGCTTCTTTTAACAACTTTATTTCCTAATTTTTGCAGAGTTCGTACCCAGAGCTACCGGCTCTACCAGTAGAGCCCTCCTGCTTCCTGTCTCAAAGCTATCCATCCTACGGCTCATCAAGCCCTCAACAACACGTGAGTGACTGTGTTCAAGGATCCCATCGAGGGATGCTTTAGAAGATGTAAATGATGATTCATTAAAacgtgagagagagatatttaGGTTTGAGGGTATCTCAATAATCTATATGACagatctgtctttttttttacaggtctCATCTAGACTGTATCCCCATAATGATCACTCCAGCAGCTCAAAATATTCTCTCCAATGTCTCACCACTCAATCACACCAGGAGAGCAGCAAACAGTCCCTCTTCCCCAAGCCCATCTACTCATACAGGTAACATTGcatcacattttcaacatatttttgcTCTATTAGGTCATATTTAAAGCAACAATGTGCTCAAATCTTACATGATTCTCACCCATTGAATATGGCTGGGGTATCTTAAAATGTAAGTGCTTTGTTTGTGCCAAACgtaacatataaataaaatgctaatgtaaaaaaatgtttccttcATGACTGCAGCATCTTGATCTTCTTGGCTCTGAAGAACAGTAAAACAGGAAGCCTGCCAGTCAGTGAGATCTACAGCTTCATGACTGAACACTTCCCCTATTTCAAGGTACTATTGTTTTCTCTGTCACATGTTTAATTGaacctaacaaaaaaaaacaccacaaggCTCATCAAGTACAACACTTTAACAACCCATACAAATATTCTGCTCCAGCAGATCTTCCTAGATCACGTGTGTCAAACTCAATTTCACGACGGACCGCACTGGGAAATGAGAATCACATCAAGGAccagacatatatatatatacagtatatatatttgattgacatgtttttatttaataaaaaaaataaaaaattatttatttatttattatattgttgCATGTCCAATAGCCTTCTCACATACAATGTAGTCCACATAAAGCCctaaaaaagtcaataaaaagtTGCTTAGCCTTTAGTTAAGCAAAATAATGCATTCTTATTACATTCTTACAAGTAGGCTACCATACAGACAACTCACAGCAAGCTGCCTCACAGGCCGGAAATTGACAACTCAACGGATGTGTGGGACatttagtaaaacaaaatacatcctgagaaaaataataaatcattcgTTTAAAAAAAGTCCCATATAGCCTGTTTGTTGgacatttaataaaaagaataaaagtaaAAGATCTTTGATCATGTAGTTTACATGCAGCATATACATACAGCCCCATACAgcacataaaaatgacaaataaactttgCAGTCAAGCAAAACTCAAATGCAGCCTTCGGCATTAACTTTCCCTTTGTGTGCCATCTTGTGTAAGCTAGCTTGCAGACAGTGGAGGCACGCCCGTTTGGTTTACGGGACATGCGTTGCTGTGCAGACCACAACTAGACGGGCCAAAGTTTATTGAGGAACTAAACTGATATAAGGGCCGGATCAAAATTTGTGAGAAGGATCGGATTTGGCCCGTGGGCCTTGAGTTTGACACATGCTCTAGATCAATCGATAGTCTTTCTATAGTAGATCAGTAGCTGAAGGGTTCACGTTCAGGTTTGTAGTTAAAGATCTCCCCAAGCCACATCTGTGTTGCAGCTGGCATTAATTACCCCTTAATGATTCATGACACACTGAAAGAATCAGTGTGCTACACCTGCAGCTAGGTGACCCTGGATCAGCTGGGTGGCAACCTGTTGAGGCACGAGGCTGGCATGAGGAGTTTAATGAAGAGatgttttgtatctgtttaatatcagaatgtgtgtttgtgtgtaggaaGTTTTAGAGGTTATGGCAGGAACTGTTTCACCATTCAGTAAATCAAATCTGACAAGTTAATCCAAAGCTATATCACAATGATATGATATTGTTGAGGAGGTACTTGGTAGATCAAAACAAGTGTGCTTTAATATTGATAAAATGAGGCAGCTGCAGGGTTGAACCGCTGTCTGAACCCGGGGTCGTCACAAATACCACATTCTTCAAAGGTTTTCACGTATCTACAAATCAAATTAGTTCAGACTCACCTCTGGAAAGAGCTCAAAGATTTGCTGCCATTCATATTCAAGAAGGCACCTTATAGATGGCTGCCCTCCAAACAGCTGCCTGTAACATTAAACACCGGCTGCAGGGCCAGAAAACACACGAGGCAGATGAGGAGCGATACTCCAACGAAAGTCAacgtattttgaaaaaactaaGATTTTTGAGATACGTTTAAATACCTTCTGAATAGTGTCAAGTGTCTTTGAGTTCATTTCAGTTCAGTGGACAGTGACACTTAACGTGGCATGCAGATATTAAACATCTCAGAAGGTGCACAAATGAATACACGTTTTAATATCGCCTCCGGGGAAGGAGGTTTCTGTGTGTGGATTTCAGAGAATTCGAAACATCACTAATAACATTTGAGTGTTGTATAATTTGACACATAGACACTAaaacacagtcagtcagtcagtcggtgAGAGCTGGAGTGAAGCCAGCAGTCTTTACTGAACATGAAGAGAATTAATTCCAAGATAGGGCAAAAAAAGGGCATTTCAGTATAATTAATAACTTAAACGTataacaaattaaaagaaatatatataggctatatatatatatatacatatataaatagagagagagaacaacaaaGTATTTCACTGCACAATGTTGAGTATGTGACAAATtcaacttgaaacttgaaactgtCTATCGgttggattgccatgacatttggtacaaacatccaTGTTCCCCAGAGCATGAAGACTTTTTCTCTAGCGCCAGcgtgaggttgacatttgtggttttaagtgaaatgtcaCAACAACTATTTTATGGATCACTATGAAATATGGTACACATttatgtccccctcaggatgaattgtaataactttaacACTTAACTTTTCATTTGGCGCCATGAGGTCAAAAAATGTCTATTTGTTCAATACTACCTGCAAAACTTATGACATTCACATCAGCctcagctaatgttagcatgctaacatgctaaactaagatggtgaacatggtaagcGCTATTCCTGCTAAATATCAGCATTTTAGCATGCCAATGTTGGCATTTAGTGCAGCCTCacagggtcgtgtctagatggtTACCCTTGGTTtgtgaaactctcgcgagatggttgagGTCAGggattgaccttgaatggttaaggttaggataggttgtcgggcagcgaaAAATGATATGAAGTGTCCTGGTAGCACAGTCGTTAGGACGCATATATAGTAGCAGCCCTAAAAATGTGTACTCATTATAGTATAATACTCTGACATTGTAGAGCCTAAGAATAGCTGCTTTAAACCTTTTCTTTCACATCTGCATCTATCCACCCTTCTCCGTTTTCAGTCGGCTCCTGATGGATGGAAGAACTCTGTGCGTCACAACCTCTCCCTGAACAAGTGCTTTGAGAAGGTGGAGAACAAAAATGGGAACTCGTCCCGTAAAGGCTGTCTGTGGGCTCTCAATCCAGCCAAGGTGGAGAAAATGCAAGAGGAGCTGCACAAGTGGCGTCGCAAGGACCCCGTCACTGTTCGCAGGAGCATGGCGAGGCCAGGTGAGTCCATCAGTACCAAAGAACAGATGACCTTTTAATCAGTTTTTGCTGATCTGACctgtacttttttaattttagtacaTCCTATTtgattcaaactttatttgataCACACTTTTTCCACAGAGGACCTTGATTGTCTAATGGGAGAGAGACTAGACAAGCTCAGGTCTTTGCCACCTTACACCAACCCAGCTTTGTTATCCCGAGTGGCTCCTATCTACGGCGCCACCTCGTCATCTTGCACCCCAGCCCAGCTTCGACCACCCTGCCTACCCATTCGTCGTCCACATTACGCCCACGTCCAACCTCAGCAGCCCTGCTACCTGCCTCCCGCCGCCGCTCACCCCAGCAACTCATTTGCCCTGTACTCACCCTGTGGACAGCAGCCTGCAGCTGGCGTCCCATCAGCCACTGGGAGCTTGCACTCCCCCATGGCTGGTAAGATGCCACCTGTTTACAATGAGTACTCCAGGAGCATGCAGGACTTGCTGTTGGAGGGAGACGCCAGTTATGACATCGACACGCTCAACCCCAGTCTGACTGACCTGCAGCTGCAAGGTACGAGAATCAAGTAGAGACAATGCGATGGATAGGAATAAAACAAGCGTTTTACTGTGCAAGGAGATTAGAATGTCAATGaaacatcacatcatcacattcaGCTgggaccagtgggcaacctccgggtctgaaaagtgaagccaatgctgaagtgccttaaacttgcattctttctaacagccagcagggggcgactcctctggttgcaaaaagaagtctgattgtatagaagtttatgagaaaataaccctacttctcacttgatttattacctcagtaaacattgtaaatatgagtttatgttcccatcgctagtttcaagtcttcttcaatacagcatgatgttcatttagtaagttatgaTCCCAttaagagtcaaatagaccataaagcagggtatgctttaggccGTGtttatcttgtgattgacaggtcgctaccacggcgttgtctggtctgagagttgtccgtgttttcgtcttacaattttaaccctttcacagttcatgaaagttaattgtaacatattggtcgcctgaaaatgtcttattcagcatttggttgtacctagctccctctcgtgtcacttgtggttgcaaaaaaacaagctggcgacggcaaaaatgacgaatttgaggcttcaaaatggcagcccacaaaccaatgggtgacgtcacagtgacaacgtccacttctttAATACAAAAAAGCACAGGTGCAATTAATTACATTAATGATGGATGTGAAATTTTGCTTTATTGTCTTTATCCTCTAACAcatctttttcacagcagacattttggcttgtcacagcaggaaaagctcAGGTGTTACTAGctgcaagctgaacggagaggggggcggaggtctgcgctctccgagtgccattctagttaatattattatctacacctgtgcttttcttatTGTGATATAATCAAAAGGTCTGTTCTGTCAGCAAGGAGTTAAAGATATCACTTCATTTTTCTCAGGTAACATGTGGGAGGAGTTACGGCAGGACAGCCTGGTGTCTGATCCGCAAGTCACCACCGTGACCCCGTCCACGACCTCTGCCCTGCAGGACTACCGCGCCCAGGCCAGCTACCTGCAGGTCTCCTCTCCTGGTCGACGAAAAGCAGAGTATGAGGATGAAAACACGGGCAGAAACTTTGAGCAGCACGGCTGTTTGAACGGGCTGCATCCTGTGGTTTATTCAGGGGTGGAGAGTCTGGCCGGGTGCCTGACCTCCTGCACTGCATCGGTCTCCTTAATGTAAACACCTAAAACTCCCTCACCGTTAATGTTCCACATTAACCTTAAGCAGCTTCATGCCACAGTATTAGCTTGGTGGTTATTTAAACCATCAAATCCTCTGTTTACCACCGTGTGACAGGCTGTGGAGGAAATAGTTgtatctttttttgtctgtttcaaCACACATTTCTTCCCccaccatttatttatttgctcctGTTGTGAGTTAgcaaatggtaataataattaaattgcTTTATTGGTTATCTATTTCCAAGGGTTTAATTTCTCCATATTAGAGTGTAAAAAACATACGAGGATTTCCTCTGCTTAAGCACCTTACATTCAAACAAATGTACAGTCGCCTGGATTATCCTGCTgtgttaatgtgaaaaaaaactgattaaaattcacctttttaatgttttgataGCTTTGATCTATTTTGTCTCATGTGGCTCACCGGACACACTGTTAATTAGTGCTTTTCCaactaacaaactaaaaaaatcagttattgcatTTTTGAACATCTCGTTGAATAAGCTCAATGTAACTTAAcattatttgtattaaaagCAAACCTGTGAAattgtgttttgtatattttacaATCACTGGCTCCACTGTGATGATACGGGCTGAGCATAAGAGAAGCTGTTTACACCCTGGAGTGATGATGATAGGCGTTCTCATGGCAACAGTGCAGTAAGACTGTTGTCACAGAAGATGGCAGCAAAGACACTTTGTGACCTGCAGCTTGTTCAATATGAGgatttattttcttataattAAAATGATCAGAATGATTCTGTAACAGTcagattttttactttttgtttgtattttatgttttctacAATAAGTATCCTGATAAACATGAGAAGAAATACAATACAGACCACctgcaaactttatttataggcATTATTTTAGCACTTTGGGTTCCTGAGTTTCAACAACGACTGTTTATTTAAAGGTGTTGTAAAATCATTGCTCTTAAAGTGTTGGAAATATGGTAAATTTCATGTCTGAAAATCAAGACACCGTTTAGATTTAAACTATTGAATCAGGTAACATTGTCTTTTTGGAATAAATTTCCATCTCACCAATAAAAGCCAGGGAAATAAATTTAATTATGAACCAGGAACACAATAACAGTATACCTTACCTCTGGGTTATATTAACTTAGTTTTCATTCCCTTTATTTAGTATCTTTAGTTTctactgattctgattctgaagcaTCACTGTTTTGATGATCTACATTTTTTACTGCACCGTTTACTTTCTTTGTTCAGTTTCATCTTTAACAATGGATATCAAGATTTCGAAAACAAAATCCCATATTTATTGCAGTGATGGAATTCCCGCTGTCAAAACTTtacatactttttaatttgataCTTAAAACATTTATCATAATTAAAGTATACACAGTGTTCAGTACTACAGAGAACGTACTGGATATCAAAATCGGTATGGTTTTCTGACACTCCAAAGTagctatttatttaaaaaatactccTGAAGTAGTAGTACTACATGAACACATACAACAAATGACACATTCACATAGACAAAGTACACGTTTCTGTTTGTCGTTCAAATGAACGACGACAGAATGAATCATTCAGATGTGTGCTACTAGAAATTTAAGAAACTTCAGGAGTAAAAATGTAATGAGCTTCCTATAcaaactatataaataaatgtacatctGAATggactaattattattattaaactgtTACAGGGTAACTtcattcctctctctgtctcgtgGTGTGTTTCTGACTCACTGTCGCCCTTTTCCCTTCATATTAATAGctatcaaaacacacaaaatgtaaatgaatcaACGTCTTGCTGATGATCAAGTGGAACCCACATATACAGACTGAAATCAACAGTATGTACAGACACTTTGCTGCCCACacactcgctcacacacactgatgataaAACTGGCAGAATTCGATGTTCCTGCAAAGAGGCAAAGGGAGAAATCTATTGGTCTGGCAGCTGAATACCTGAATGGAAATTTATGGAGTTAACAGGAGTGAGACAAGAGCGTTTAATGCCAGTGAATTGTCCATTAGTTCATCTGTTTCTGGTCCTGAAGTGGTCGTGGGAAATGTCTAGAGCAGGGAGGAGTGAAAGGTGGAGGGTGGTCTTCCTATGGCCCCCCGCTGTAGGAATAGTCTGCCTTGTTGTGCATCACCAGCTTGTTGTCCACAAAGTAGAAGCTGTCGGACTGCGTCTCGTAAGGGTGCAGGATCATCTCACGCACtgtgagagaaaagagacacacaacacTCATTATATCCTGTCAGATCTGATAAGAcggctctgtgtgtttgtctcttgtGGTCACGTGTGCGTCagagtattgtgtgtgtgacactcACTGATGTCCTCGGACAGCGCGGGGAACTCGTAGATGTGCTCGCACGTGTTCTTGCTGCTGGGCATGCAGAAGCCGAACTCGAAATCAAAGCTCTTGAGCAGCTGATCGCGGAAGTAATGTCTCTCAATCATGCGGAAGTTGTTGATGGGTGTGTCTCCCACTGTGAACTCCACTCTGTAAAAACACAGGGaggaatttaatttattaacctGGAagcaaatgaaaatataaactttGAGGACTGTTCACAAGTCAAGTAAACTTTAAAGGTTAATTGCAGTTTATTTTAACTCGGTCCTTATTTCTGTCGTTTTGGCCATTACCAACATagattctcatcccaactcgtcggccactttgtcacgccccttggcgtcaatttaggttttggcaacaaaaccacttagttaggtttaggaaaaaactacatggttgggcttagaaCGACTACATTTGTTCGGTGAAAATggaactgaatgttgtgaacacgggataCCAGGGTTGCGAGTGTCCGCACGGGCAAAGTGACATCACACCATCAAACACGACCCAGATTTTCGCACATCCAATTTTTTCTAATTAGACGCGGATGGGCGGCCGAAATGTTGAACTTTGAGGAGCCTTGAGAATATCTGTTTGCCGTGAGGAGAAATCCGCAcggagtataaaagatccaaacgtttcctcgtcacGATTCCGCGTCTGCTCATGTCCGTGCAACGTTTGAATCAAATGtttcagctgctgctctgctctaccTTTCTTCTTCGTTGGTCAAATGTAAAACGTC encodes:
- the foxn1 gene encoding forkhead box protein N1 is translated as MLQLLSERIWLKLQIHKEERGQLLFAKARSRFWCRMSDSPTFSHSRVKSQESTPQASLHTCEPCGTSCQQMAESQTKEERDDCFTQQESNAFSLNRRHSSDGPIGSGPGSAPGRGPVDSDRFHPYRRQFSDGAVPAAGCLQQCSSSFSCLQEECSPDTRSHSSSGEVPTSWDQYSGSVQSSYPELPALPVEPSCFLSQSYPSYGSSSPQQHVSSRLYPHNDHSSSSKYSLQCLTTQSHQESSKQSLFPKPIYSYSILIFLALKNSKTGSLPVSEIYSFMTEHFPYFKSAPDGWKNSVRHNLSLNKCFEKVENKNGNSSRKGCLWALNPAKVEKMQEELHKWRRKDPVTVRRSMARPEDLDCLMGERLDKLRSLPPYTNPALLSRVAPIYGATSSSCTPAQLRPPCLPIRRPHYAHVQPQQPCYLPPAAAHPSNSFALYSPCGQQPAAGVPSATGSLHSPMAGKMPPVYNEYSRSMQDLLLEGDASYDIDTLNPSLTDLQLQGNMWEELRQDSLVSDPQVTTVTPSTTSALQDYRAQASYLQVSSPGRRKAEYEDENTGRNFEQHGCLNGLHPVVYSGVESLAGCLTSCTASVSLM